The following proteins come from a genomic window of Irregularibacter muris:
- a CDS encoding acyl-CoA dehydrogenase family protein, translating to MFFTKQHELIRKLAREFAEKELTTEILDKIEESGEFPEEILQKMANVGFFGIKIPREYGGSGADHRAYVTVVEEIARVSGVASIYVSSPNSLSGGPLLLEGTEEQKDKYLRPILTNEKKLCFALTEPDAGSDAGGMLTQAVKDGDYYILNGRKTFITAAPLADYAVVYAKTDVTKGTKGISAFIVDMTLPGVSCGKPEDKMGLIGCATSDIILENVRVHKGDLLGEEGKGFINAMKTLDVGRIGVAAQSIGVAQGALDEAIKYAAERKQFGRSIAKFQGISFMIADMAAKLEAAKLLTYKAAYLKDTNQNTTQAASIAKYYASEVCNEICAKALQIHGGYGFIKDYKIERMYRDCRVFTIYEGTTQVQQMVIAGQLLKK from the coding sequence ATGTTTTTTACAAAGCAACATGAACTAATTAGAAAACTAGCCAGGGAGTTCGCTGAAAAAGAATTGACCACTGAAATATTAGACAAGATAGAGGAAAGCGGGGAATTCCCCGAAGAAATACTACAGAAAATGGCCAATGTAGGTTTTTTTGGGATTAAAATTCCTAGAGAGTATGGGGGGAGTGGAGCAGATCATAGAGCCTATGTTACCGTGGTAGAGGAAATTGCCCGAGTAAGTGGTGTGGCCAGTATCTATGTTTCCTCTCCAAACTCCCTATCCGGTGGACCTCTTTTATTAGAAGGTACTGAAGAACAAAAAGATAAGTATTTACGACCTATTTTAACCAATGAGAAAAAATTGTGTTTTGCTTTAACCGAACCTGATGCGGGGTCTGACGCTGGTGGAATGCTTACCCAAGCAGTTAAGGATGGGGATTATTATATACTAAACGGACGAAAAACTTTTATTACGGCAGCTCCCTTAGCAGATTATGCAGTTGTATATGCAAAAACAGATGTAACCAAGGGGACTAAAGGAATAAGTGCATTTATAGTAGATATGACATTACCTGGTGTTTCCTGTGGTAAACCAGAAGATAAAATGGGATTAATCGGATGTGCAACCAGTGATATTATTCTAGAAAATGTACGGGTGCATAAAGGTGATCTTCTAGGAGAAGAGGGGAAAGGTTTCATTAATGCCATGAAAACTCTTGATGTTGGACGGATTGGTGTAGCTGCCCAGTCCATAGGTGTTGCCCAAGGAGCCCTAGATGAAGCCATTAAATATGCTGCAGAAAGAAAACAATTCGGTAGAAGTATTGCAAAATTCCAAGGAATAAGCTTTATGATAGCAGATATGGCAGCAAAATTAGAAGCAGCAAAATTATTAACTTATAAAGCTGCTTATTTGAAAGACACCAATCAAAATACTACCCAGGCAGCTTCTATAGCAAAATACTATGCCTCAGAAGTTTGTAATGAAATCTGTGCAAAAGCCTTACAAATTCATGGAGGTTACGGTTTTATAAAGGATTATAAGATTGAGAGAATGTATAGGGATTGTAGAGTGTTTACAATTTACGAAGGAACTACTCAAGTACAACAAATGGTAATCGCAGGGCAATTGCTCAAGAAATAG
- a CDS encoding electron transfer flavoprotein subunit alpha, producing MAINVIDEKCKGCSICVKNCPFDAITMEGKLAVIGTSCTECGVCVEKCPFDAIEKTEVEKKNTQDISAYQGVWVFAEQRDGKIMPVVMELLGEGKKLAKEIGTELCAVLCGHNVDFLADELFAHGAEKVYIADHGELNTYRTDAYTKVIYSAIEKYKPEIVLLGATHIGRDLGPCLAVKANTGLTADCTQLEIDPVGKYLKQTRPAFGGNLMATIVCKDHRPQMSTVRPGVMDKAQYDRSLKGEVVKLEVEFNDGDIRTKVIDIVKTVKNQVSLTDAEIIVSGGMGLGKPEGFELLQKLADKLGAMVGASRACVDAGWIDHSHQIGQTGTTVKPKIYFACGISGAIQHLAGMQNSDYIIAINTNEAAPILETADFGIVGDLYQVIPTIIEELDKLEERSNSLSCASSY from the coding sequence ATGGCAATTAATGTAATCGATGAGAAATGTAAAGGATGTTCTATATGTGTAAAGAACTGTCCCTTTGATGCGATAACCATGGAAGGCAAATTGGCAGTGATAGGAACTTCCTGTACTGAATGTGGTGTATGTGTTGAAAAATGTCCTTTTGATGCTATAGAAAAAACTGAAGTGGAAAAGAAAAACACACAGGATATTAGTGCATACCAAGGGGTATGGGTCTTTGCTGAACAAAGAGATGGTAAAATTATGCCTGTAGTTATGGAGCTATTAGGAGAAGGGAAAAAATTAGCAAAGGAAATTGGCACAGAACTTTGCGCTGTACTTTGTGGCCATAATGTGGATTTTCTAGCGGATGAGCTTTTTGCCCATGGTGCGGAAAAAGTTTATATTGCTGACCATGGGGAGCTAAATACCTATAGAACAGATGCCTATACAAAGGTGATTTATTCAGCTATTGAAAAATATAAACCGGAAATTGTATTGCTAGGAGCGACCCATATAGGACGGGATTTAGGGCCTTGCCTTGCGGTTAAAGCCAATACAGGGTTAACGGCAGACTGTACCCAATTGGAAATTGATCCTGTGGGCAAATATCTTAAACAAACTCGACCAGCTTTTGGAGGTAACCTAATGGCAACCATTGTTTGTAAAGATCATAGACCACAGATGTCCACAGTTAGACCAGGGGTTATGGATAAGGCCCAATATGACCGTTCCCTTAAGGGAGAAGTTGTCAAGTTAGAGGTAGAATTTAACGATGGAGATATTCGCACAAAGGTTATAGATATTGTAAAAACCGTAAAGAATCAAGTATCTTTAACAGATGCCGAAATAATTGTCTCTGGTGGTATGGGACTTGGAAAACCAGAGGGATTTGAACTCCTACAAAAATTAGCAGATAAACTAGGAGCAATGGTAGGAGCTTCTCGGGCATGTGTTGATGCCGGTTGGATTGATCATTCACACCAAATTGGTCAGACAGGAACTACGGTTAAGCCTAAGATTTATTTTGCCTGTGGAATATCAGGAGCTATTCAACATCTTGCAGGAATGCAAAATTCTGATTATATTATTGCTATCAATACCAATGAGGCTGCACCTATTTTGGAAACGGCAGACTTTGGCATTGTCGGGGATTTATATCAAGTCATCCCTACAATTATTGAAGAATTAGATAAATTAGAGGAAAGATCCAATTCTCTTTCTTGTGCTTCCAGTTACTAA
- the dhaK gene encoding dihydroxyacetone kinase subunit DhaK, translated as MKKIINDRENVVEEMLQGMVAAHPEYVKRVEGYDVLVRKNSPVQDKVALVSGGGSGHEPSHGGFVGKGMLDGAVAGEVFTSPTPDQVYEAIKAVDGGAGVLLVIKNYTGDIMNFEMAAEMAAAEGILVENVVVNDDVAVENSTYTTGRRGIAGTVLIHKLAGAAAEKGLELKEVKRVADKVVKNVRSMGMSLTPCIVPAAGKPSFEIGEDEMEVGLGIHGEPGTHKESIKSADEIADQLLEKILDDMEVKEDEEVAVMVNGLGGTPLMELYIVNREVHKKLGEQGIKVYKTLVGNFMTSLEMAGASISVLKLDDELKELLDGEADTPAFKQL; from the coding sequence ATGAAGAAGATTATTAATGACAGGGAAAATGTTGTAGAGGAAATGCTCCAGGGAATGGTAGCAGCTCATCCGGAGTATGTAAAAAGAGTGGAGGGATATGACGTATTAGTTAGAAAAAATTCTCCCGTACAGGACAAGGTAGCCTTAGTAAGTGGAGGAGGAAGTGGTCATGAACCATCCCATGGAGGATTTGTAGGAAAAGGCATGTTAGATGGTGCAGTAGCAGGGGAAGTATTTACATCACCCACTCCTGATCAAGTATATGAAGCGATCAAAGCGGTAGATGGAGGGGCAGGAGTATTATTGGTTATTAAAAACTACACGGGAGACATTATGAACTTTGAAATGGCCGCAGAAATGGCTGCAGCAGAGGGAATTCTTGTAGAAAATGTTGTGGTAAATGACGATGTTGCAGTAGAAAACAGTACCTATACAACAGGTAGAAGAGGAATAGCAGGGACCGTATTGATTCACAAACTGGCAGGAGCAGCTGCTGAAAAAGGATTGGAGCTTAAAGAAGTAAAAAGGGTAGCAGATAAGGTGGTAAAAAATGTTCGCTCTATGGGAATGTCCCTAACCCCTTGTATCGTACCTGCTGCTGGTAAACCAAGCTTTGAAATCGGCGAGGATGAAATGGAAGTGGGATTAGGAATACATGGAGAACCAGGTACTCACAAGGAAAGCATAAAATCAGCTGATGAAATAGCAGATCAACTCCTAGAAAAAATCCTTGATGATATGGAAGTAAAAGAAGATGAAGAAGTTGCTGTAATGGTGAATGGTCTTGGAGGTACGCCATTGATGGAACTTTATATTGTAAATAGGGAAGTTCATAAAAAACTAGGGGAACAAGGAATAAAAGTCTACAAAACTCTAGTAGGGAACTTTATGACGTCTCTAGAAATGGCCGGTGCATCCATAAGTGTACTTAAATTAGATGATGAGCTAAAGGAACTATTAGATGGAGAGGCAGATACACCTGCTTTCAAACAGTTGTAA
- the etfB gene encoding electron transfer flavoprotein subunit beta: MKILVCVKQVPDTNEVKIDPVKGTLIREGVPSILNPDDANALEAALKIKDEIKGTEVSVITMGPPQAEEMLRECMAMGADSAYLLSDRAFGGADTCATSTTLAAGIRKVGDVDIIFAGRQAIDGDTAQVGPQTAQRLDLPVVTYVQDVKLQEGKCIVERQLEDGYEVLEVEMPCVLTCVKELNDPRYMTVSGILDAYAKEIVIWNHKDLELDSQDCGLSASPTQVFRSFTPPQKGKGEIFKGNISEIANKLVNKLSQEHLI, translated from the coding sequence ATGAAAATTCTAGTTTGCGTAAAACAAGTACCTGATACCAATGAAGTAAAGATAGATCCTGTAAAAGGGACGCTGATTCGGGAAGGTGTCCCCAGTATTCTGAATCCTGACGATGCAAATGCCCTAGAGGCAGCATTAAAAATCAAAGATGAAATAAAAGGCACAGAAGTATCTGTAATTACTATGGGACCACCTCAAGCTGAGGAAATGCTAAGAGAATGTATGGCTATGGGGGCAGATTCGGCTTATCTATTAAGCGATAGAGCCTTTGGAGGAGCAGACACCTGTGCTACCAGCACTACCCTAGCAGCAGGAATCAGAAAAGTAGGGGATGTAGATATCATTTTTGCCGGAAGACAGGCCATTGATGGTGATACCGCCCAAGTAGGTCCTCAAACTGCCCAAAGATTGGATCTTCCAGTAGTTACCTATGTACAGGATGTAAAATTACAAGAGGGTAAATGTATAGTGGAAAGACAACTGGAAGATGGCTATGAAGTATTAGAAGTAGAAATGCCCTGTGTACTAACCTGTGTAAAAGAATTAAATGACCCTAGATATATGACAGTTAGCGGCATTTTAGATGCTTACGCTAAGGAAATCGTGATATGGAATCATAAGGATTTAGAATTGGATTCTCAGGATTGTGGGTTAAGTGCATCACCTACCCAGGTATTTCGATCCTTTACTCCCCCTCAAAAAGGAAAAGGGGAAATATTTAAAGGCAATATATCTGAAATTGCAAATAAGTTAGTTAACAAATTATCTCAAGAACATTTAATTTAA
- a CDS encoding Lin0368 family putative glycerol transporter subunit gives MKHISTIIGTAIAGIFVMSVWGAFADAYGIFGGWFAGFIIIGTMWFLNHAVGLVNNGGAFVDMAAGIGMAGTMRDVFMQGGEAFTAALPTLIVVLLGGIAGGFMAAKCEKYLASKKA, from the coding sequence ATGAAGCATATTAGCACAATTATTGGGACCGCAATAGCAGGTATCTTCGTGATGAGTGTCTGGGGAGCCTTTGCTGACGCTTATGGAATCTTTGGAGGATGGTTTGCCGGCTTTATCATCATTGGTACCATGTGGTTCCTAAATCATGCTGTAGGTTTAGTAAATAACGGAGGAGCCTTTGTAGACATGGCAGCAGGTATAGGAATGGCGGGAACCATGAGAGATGTATTTATGCAAGGCGGAGAAGCCTTTACGGCTGCACTACCAACCCTAATCGTAGTGTTGTTAGGAGGCATAGCTGGAGGTTTTATGGCGGCTAAATGTGAGAAATACTTGGCATCCAAAAAGGCCTAG
- the dhaL gene encoding dihydroxyacetone kinase subunit DhaL: MITSKSLLKIIQNIAEAIKSNKEYLTDLDNPIGDSDHGINMSKGFTAVLNKLEDLKDKDCGTILKTVAMTLISTVGGASGPLYGTAFLKSSMVVSGKMDIDKQDAVKIFYEAIEGIKIRGKAQKGDKTMLDALIPAHEALEKAVENGEDTIMAFERAAIAAQEGVEFTKTIIARKGRASYLGERSIGHQDPGATSSYIIIREIANTLKS; encoded by the coding sequence ATGATTACATCCAAAAGCCTTTTAAAGATCATTCAGAATATAGCAGAAGCAATAAAATCAAATAAAGAATACTTAACAGATTTAGACAATCCCATAGGAGATTCCGACCATGGAATTAATATGAGCAAGGGATTTACTGCCGTGCTCAATAAGCTAGAAGATTTAAAGGATAAGGATTGTGGCACCATCTTAAAAACCGTAGCCATGACATTAATATCTACTGTAGGAGGCGCATCAGGTCCTTTATATGGTACAGCATTTTTAAAATCATCCATGGTAGTCAGTGGGAAAATGGATATAGACAAGCAGGATGCAGTAAAAATATTTTATGAAGCTATAGAGGGAATAAAAATTAGGGGGAAGGCTCAAAAGGGAGATAAAACAATGTTAGATGCTCTCATACCCGCCCATGAGGCCTTGGAAAAAGCAGTGGAAAATGGGGAAGATACTATTATGGCTTTTGAAAGGGCTGCAATAGCTGCACAAGAAGGGGTAGAATTCACCAAGACCATTATTGCAAGAAAGGGTAGAGCGAGTTACCTAGGGGAAAGAAGCATAGGTCACCAAGATCCAGGTGCAACCTCCAGCTATATTATCATAAGAGAAATCGCTAACACTCTTAAATCATAA
- a CDS encoding CaiB/BaiF CoA transferase family protein: MSKPLEGVKVIELATFIAAATAGRFLADLGAEVIKIESPKGDPLRYTAPSEGRPLDMYENTTWELENANKSCISLNMKDPKGKEAFFKLLDQADILITNWRVQALERAGLDYEALRERYPSLVYAMCTGYGEFGPDKDLPGFDFTAYFARGGYLETLRQKDSRPMNVVPGVGDHNVGMNLVAGILAALYQAKTTGKGEKVTTSLFESAIFNMGMMVQAAQYKDIGKKYPIDIREADNPFNTAWLTKDGRYIQTCMPDYNTYYKRFMTAIGREDLVDDENYFPVQNLQAKNLGTEVYDIVAEAMKNKEVLEWKEILTNADIPFSVAQSWEEILEDKQAWANNCFYKMKYDNGNERTLVCLPVKFAEMGRPDYNRGPLIGEQGPEILREIGYSNEEIQELKNSKALYVWDDQDNKLK, from the coding sequence ATGAGCAAACCATTAGAGGGTGTTAAAGTAATAGAACTTGCTACATTTATTGCAGCAGCAACAGCCGGTAGATTTTTAGCGGATTTAGGAGCAGAGGTTATTAAAATTGAATCACCAAAGGGTGATCCCTTAAGATATACAGCACCATCTGAAGGAAGACCTTTGGATATGTATGAAAACACTACCTGGGAATTAGAAAATGCAAATAAATCTTGTATTTCTCTTAATATGAAAGATCCTAAGGGAAAAGAGGCATTTTTCAAATTATTAGATCAAGCCGATATATTAATTACCAACTGGAGGGTGCAAGCATTAGAAAGAGCCGGATTGGATTATGAAGCTTTACGAGAAAGATATCCTAGTTTAGTTTATGCTATGTGCACAGGTTATGGTGAATTTGGACCTGATAAGGATCTTCCAGGTTTTGACTTTACTGCCTACTTTGCAAGAGGTGGATATCTAGAAACTTTACGACAAAAGGATTCCAGACCTATGAATGTGGTACCGGGAGTTGGTGATCATAATGTAGGAATGAACTTAGTAGCGGGAATCTTGGCGGCACTTTATCAAGCAAAGACCACTGGAAAGGGCGAAAAAGTCACTACAAGTTTATTTGAAAGTGCTATATTTAATATGGGGATGATGGTGCAAGCAGCCCAATATAAAGATATTGGGAAAAAATATCCTATTGATATTCGCGAAGCAGATAACCCATTTAATACTGCATGGCTAACTAAGGACGGTAGATATATTCAAACCTGTATGCCTGATTATAATACCTATTATAAGAGGTTTATGACTGCTATTGGTAGGGAAGATTTAGTGGATGATGAAAATTACTTCCCCGTGCAAAACTTACAGGCAAAAAACCTTGGCACCGAAGTATATGATATTGTAGCAGAAGCTATGAAAAACAAGGAAGTTTTAGAATGGAAAGAAATTTTGACCAATGCGGATATTCCCTTTAGTGTAGCTCAGTCTTGGGAAGAAATTTTAGAGGATAAGCAAGCATGGGCAAATAATTGCTTCTACAAGATGAAATACGATAATGGTAATGAAAGAACATTAGTATGTTTACCAGTAAAATTTGCGGAGATGGGAAGACCAGATTATAATCGTGGTCCGCTAATTGGAGAACAAGGGCCAGAAATCTTAAGGGAAATAGGATATAGTAATGAGGAAATTCAGGAATTAAAGAATAGTAAAGCGTTATATGTATGGGATGATCAGGATAACAAATTAAAATAA
- a CDS encoding Lin0368 family putative glycerol transporter subunit — protein MTFQNIVATFAGAFIFPFLIRMIWGKMVENWGNIGGWMAAGFIVGTTWTLNHGVGMIFQTGAWVDMAWAAGIGLFTASVVSGDSFSKGVPDYLAALVGGTLGGFLLSCFL, from the coding sequence GTGACATTTCAAAATATAGTGGCAACCTTTGCAGGGGCATTTATTTTCCCATTTCTTATCAGAATGATATGGGGAAAAATGGTTGAAAACTGGGGAAATATCGGCGGATGGATGGCAGCAGGTTTTATTGTTGGCACCACATGGACATTAAATCATGGTGTAGGTATGATATTCCAAACAGGAGCATGGGTAGATATGGCTTGGGCAGCTGGAATAGGACTTTTTACTGCATCAGTAGTTAGTGGAGATAGTTTTTCTAAGGGTGTGCCTGATTATCTTGCTGCATTAGTTGGAGGAACTTTAGGCGGATTTCTTCTATCTTGTTTTTTGTAA
- a CDS encoding LysR family transcriptional regulator: MLDIKVNTFLSLYKNRSYTKAAEELCITQPAVTQHIQSLENYYDCKFFHYSNRQLKVTKAGEIFYKYALSTKVNEKNVLQKIKELNRVQKEIRFAATLTIGEFTLPPILDDFMKTFHEYRITMYVDNTEKVLELLQKGQIHFALVEGLFNKSDYATKLYKTSRFILTAPITHPFIRMEKVSLKDIMEETMIIREKGSGSREVLERGLFDKNYTLQGFKNTIEIGNVNVIKEMVKREIGLSFMYEDAVRKEIENKELVEIVIEDFIIEREFNFIYLENNIMKKDLEKFLSFFRKVT; this comes from the coding sequence ATGCTTGATATAAAAGTAAATACATTTTTATCTTTATATAAAAATAGAAGTTATACAAAAGCTGCTGAGGAACTTTGTATAACTCAGCCTGCTGTGACCCAACATATTCAATCTCTGGAAAATTATTATGACTGTAAATTTTTTCATTATTCCAATAGACAACTAAAGGTAACCAAGGCAGGGGAAATTTTTTATAAATATGCATTAAGCACAAAGGTGAATGAGAAAAATGTATTACAAAAAATCAAAGAATTAAATCGTGTACAAAAGGAAATAAGATTTGCAGCCACTTTAACCATAGGGGAGTTTACTCTACCACCTATCTTAGATGATTTCATGAAAACCTTTCATGAGTATAGGATAACGATGTATGTGGATAATACCGAGAAAGTTCTTGAGTTGTTACAAAAGGGCCAAATACATTTTGCACTAGTAGAGGGCCTTTTTAACAAATCAGACTATGCAACTAAACTTTATAAAACTTCTCGATTTATACTCACTGCTCCCATCACTCACCCCTTTATAAGAATGGAAAAGGTTTCTTTAAAAGACATTATGGAGGAAACTATGATCATTAGGGAAAAAGGATCAGGCTCTAGAGAGGTGCTAGAAAGAGGTCTATTTGATAAAAATTATACTCTACAGGGATTTAAAAACACTATAGAAATAGGGAATGTAAATGTAATAAAGGAAATGGTGAAAAGGGAAATAGGACTTAGTTTTATGTATGAGGATGCTGTAAGAAAGGAGATAGAAAATAAAGAATTAGTTGAAATTGTAATCGAGGATTTCATTATTGAACGAGAGTTTAATTTTATCTATTTAGAAAATAACATTATGAAAAAGGATTTGGAAAAATTTTTATCATTTTTTAGAAAAGTTACTTAA
- a CDS encoding glycerol-3-phosphate responsive antiterminator, which yields MNNKFFDNLNTNPIIGAINNMEEAERAIHSPCNIVFLLHGDIFNIKHIVDRVKDKRKLIYVHIDLIEGLSKSIMALKFMHEHISPDGIITTKGNLVKAAKQMDFFSIQRLFALDSLSLETGIKSVKSTKPDAIEILPGIIPRVTKYVQKETNIPIIAGGLITHKEDVIHSLQSGAIGISTSNEKIWYV from the coding sequence ATGAACAATAAATTTTTTGACAATCTAAATACTAATCCGATCATTGGCGCTATAAACAATATGGAGGAAGCTGAAAGAGCAATTCATTCCCCATGTAATATTGTTTTCCTTTTACATGGGGACATATTTAATATAAAACACATTGTAGATAGAGTAAAAGACAAGAGAAAACTCATCTATGTTCATATAGACTTAATAGAAGGTCTATCTAAAAGCATCATGGCTTTAAAATTTATGCATGAACATATTTCACCAGACGGCATCATCACTACAAAGGGAAATCTTGTGAAGGCGGCCAAACAAATGGACTTTTTCTCCATACAACGATTGTTTGCCTTAGATTCATTATCCTTAGAAACAGGAATAAAATCTGTAAAGAGTACAAAACCCGATGCCATAGAAATACTACCAGGCATTATCCCTAGGGTAACTAAATATGTACAGAAAGAGACCAATATCCCCATCATTGCCGGAGGGCTAATCACACATAAAGAAGATGTTATTCATAGCTTACAATCTGGTGCCATAGGAATTTCCACTAGTAACGAAAAAATATGGTATGTGTAG
- a CDS encoding YczE/YyaS/YitT family protein encodes MEKLKIYNLFLFLLGLACLSLGVVLVVKSDLGISVATSVPYVFSLYFTKLSFGQWNYIIHGFSLLLLVIMIKKLTVKHLMSFIVAFLFGVTIDLFGGLLTFYTASTLVERIMLFILSSVVISVGLASLIKSNYPILPFDTFVKEITEIKNIKYKKFKTGFDLVCFTISFASSMLFFRKLQGLHIGTLVSAIILGSMIGSCLNFMNKYVGGKPLLPEEKTKAILDFDFIKFSKSKVTS; translated from the coding sequence ATGGAAAAATTAAAAATCTATAATTTATTTTTATTTTTATTAGGATTAGCATGTTTAAGTCTGGGTGTCGTATTGGTGGTTAAATCAGATTTAGGCATTTCAGTTGCCACATCTGTTCCCTATGTTTTTAGCTTATATTTTACAAAATTAAGTTTTGGACAATGGAACTATATTATTCATGGTTTTTCCTTACTACTTTTAGTGATAATGATTAAAAAACTCACAGTAAAGCATTTAATGTCCTTTATCGTTGCTTTTTTATTCGGAGTGACTATAGATTTATTTGGTGGACTTTTGACTTTCTATACAGCCAGTACACTCGTGGAAAGAATTATGTTATTTATTTTATCCTCGGTAGTTATTTCTGTAGGTCTAGCCTCTCTAATAAAAAGCAATTATCCTATTCTTCCTTTTGACACTTTTGTAAAAGAAATTACAGAAATAAAAAATATTAAATATAAAAAATTTAAAACAGGATTTGATCTGGTTTGTTTTACCATATCCTTTGCTTCTAGTATGTTATTTTTTAGAAAGTTACAGGGCTTACATATTGGAACACTAGTATCGGCTATTATTTTAGGCAGTATGATAGGATCATGTTTAAATTTTATGAATAAATATGTAGGGGGAAAACCCCTTTTGCCTGAAGAAAAAACAAAAGCAATATTGGATTTTGATTTTATAAAATTTTCTAAATCTAAAGTTACATCATAA
- a CDS encoding YeiH family protein has product MHIKKYVPGIFFTLLLAYISMFFSGLIPYNLIGAGVFALLIGMLLNPVISKYTFFDAGLGFTSKKILRLAIVLMGLGLSFKQVMEVGKFSLFVMIFTLATAFGGGYLLGKLFHMNWKLSSLISAGTGICGGSAIAAIAPVIEAEESDIAYGISATFIFDVLMVILFPIAGRYFHMSDLGYGLWTGTAVNDTSSVVAAGYAFSDMAGKLSVIVKLTRTLSIIPIVLIFSYINERLLRKEARLAMGNEEVASTRANEGVNIRKIFPWFILMFLGMVIIKSLGFVPESVSHSLSNMSKLFMVMSLGAIGLRTNFKKLAKSGFTPMIHGFIISALVVVVSFLVQMMFGQI; this is encoded by the coding sequence ATGCATATTAAAAAATATGTACCCGGAATATTTTTTACTCTGTTATTGGCCTATATTTCTATGTTTTTTAGTGGACTTATTCCTTATAATCTGATAGGCGCTGGTGTTTTTGCTCTATTGATCGGAATGTTATTAAATCCCGTTATATCAAAATATACATTTTTTGATGCAGGCTTAGGATTCACTTCAAAAAAGATACTACGTCTAGCTATTGTACTTATGGGACTTGGTCTTAGTTTTAAACAGGTTATGGAAGTGGGAAAGTTCTCTCTATTTGTTATGATATTTACTTTGGCCACAGCCTTTGGCGGCGGTTACCTACTTGGGAAACTATTTCACATGAATTGGAAACTGTCCAGCCTTATTTCAGCAGGAACGGGAATCTGTGGAGGTTCGGCTATTGCTGCTATTGCACCCGTTATTGAGGCTGAGGAAAGTGATATTGCCTATGGGATTTCTGCTACTTTTATTTTCGATGTTTTAATGGTTATTCTTTTTCCCATTGCTGGAAGGTATTTTCATATGTCGGATTTGGGTTATGGCTTATGGACTGGGACAGCAGTAAATGATACCTCTTCAGTAGTAGCTGCTGGCTACGCCTTTTCAGATATGGCGGGTAAACTCTCTGTTATTGTTAAATTAACAAGAACTTTGTCCATTATCCCCATTGTGCTTATATTTTCCTATATAAATGAACGCCTTTTACGGAAGGAAGCTAGGTTGGCTATGGGAAATGAGGAAGTAGCTTCTACCAGAGCAAATGAAGGTGTCAATATTAGAAAAATCTTTCCTTGGTTCATCTTGATGTTTCTTGGCATGGTAATCATTAAGAGTTTAGGTTTTGTTCCTGAATCGGTTAGCCACTCTCTTTCTAATATGAGTAAGCTTTTTATGGTCATGTCTTTAGGAGCCATTGGTCTTAGAACAAACTTTAAAAAGCTTGCTAAGTCTGGTTTTACACCGATGATCCATGGTTTTATTATTTCAGCTTTAGTGGTAGTTGTTTCCTTCTTAGTGCAGATGATGTTTGGACAAATCTAA